The following are encoded together in the Glycine max cultivar Williams 82 chromosome 8, Glycine_max_v4.0, whole genome shotgun sequence genome:
- the LOC100788716 gene encoding uncharacterized protein, with protein sequence MTKEKIKKEKTLHTLHSVHSRKLQGAITSTLTHLPSFSFFFFFKKASSFSVCTMMGSGDTSSSSDFFCRRHVFLCYKNPAVWPPRIEAAEFDRLPRLLHAAINARKPHIKKETCLTICEGHDGTETSNGDVLIFPDMIRYRRLTHFDVETFVEEVLVKEGEWLPGNPESLKASYVFVCSHGSRDRRCGVFGPILVSRFREEIELHGLQGKVLISSCSHIGGNKYAGNVIIFGSSINREVTGHLYGYVTPDDVPLLFHQHIIKGEIFDSLWRGQIGLSEDEQKKKQEQRLQLNGGRNLGGMVAGRCQTDGESCCQDNEDSCCCQNDVFEEMTELSTDNKRENVNVISRINKGKGALRKFSSMPTWLDSWEQEDTYAALAVVCAAVSVAIAYSCYKQLR encoded by the exons atgaccaaagagaaaataaaaaaagaaaaaacactgcACACACTTCACAGTGTTCACTCTCGCAAGTTGCAAGGTGCAATCACTTCCACACTCACTCACTTGCCGTCATTCtcgttctttttcttcttcaaaaaagCTTCGAGCTTTAGCGTTTGTACGATGATGGGTAGCGGCGACACGTCTTCTTCTTCGGACTTCTTCTGCCGCCGCCATGTGTTCCTCTGCTACAAGAACCCCGCCGTGTGGCCGCCGCGCATTGAGGCTGCTGAATTTGATCGCCTGCCAAGGTTGCTCCACGCCGCCATCAATGCCAGAAAGCCTCATATCAAGAAAgag ACCTGCTTAACAATATGTGAGGGGCATGATGGGACTGAAACATCAAATGGAGATGTATTAATTTTTCCAGACATGATCAGATATAG GAGATTAACCCATTTTGATGTTGAGACATTTGTTGAAGAAGTTCTAGTCAAAGAAGGAGAATGGCTTCCTGGAAATCCTGAATCATTAAAAGCTTCATATGTTTTCGTGTGTTCACATGGATCCCGTGATCGTAGGTGTGGGGTTTTTGGACCTATCTTGGTCAGTAGATTCAGGGAAGAGATAGAATTACATGGTCTTCAAGGCAAAGTGTTGATTAGCTCGTGCTCGCACATTGGGGGAAACAAGTACGCTGgaaatgtcattatatttggatCAAGTATCAACAGAGAAGTCACTGGGCACTT GTATGGATATGTTACTCCAGATGATGTACCTTTATTGTTTCACCAGCATATCATTAAAGGGGAGATTTTTGACTCACTATGGAG GGGTCAAATTGGTTTATCAGAAGATGAACAGAAGAAAAAGCAAGAACAAAGGCTTCAGCTGAATGGTGGAAGAAATTTAGGAGGCATGGTTGCTGGCCGCTGTCAAACAGATGGAGAGAGCTGTTGCCAAGACAATGAAGACTCTTGTTGTTGTCAGAATGATGTATTTGAGGAAATGACCGAGCTCTCAACTGATAATAagagggagaatgtgaatgtgatTTCTCGGATCAACAAGGGCAAAGGAGCATTACGCAAGTTTAGTTCCATGCCAACATGGCTTGACAGCTGGGAGCAGGAGGATACTTATGCTGCTCTTGCTGTTGTCTGCGCTGCTGTGTCGGTTGCCATCGCCTATAGCTGCTACAAACAGCTGAGATGA
- the LOC100816887 gene encoding ER membrane protein complex subunit 3 yields MAEDLVLDTAIRDWVLIPLSVVMVLIGVLRYFVSKLMHSSQTPDAKIVKEGQVIVRARNLRAAANFIPSKAFRARKIYFCNEENGLLFVPKGQGQNPQAQMFSDPNMAMDMMKKNLSMIIPQTLTFAWVNFFFSGFVAAKIPFPLTQRFRSMLQNGIDLSTVDVSYVSSRSWYFLNLFGLRGFFSLILGEENAVDDTQRMMQMGGFGFDPSKGLSAEKDNLDITQHDWALPNFEQRAEAVLRKVVS; encoded by the exons ATGGCAGAAGATCTGGTGCTGGATACTGCAATCAGAGACTGGGTGCTGATCCCTCTCTCTGTGGTTATGGTTCTCATTGGGGTGCTCCGTTATTTTGTTTCTAAGCTTATGCACTCTTCTCAAACCCCTGACGCCAAAATTGTTAAAGAAGG GCAAGTGATCGTTAGAGCTCGGAATTTACGTGCTGCGGCGAATTTTATTCCTTCCAAGGCTTTTCGTGCtcgcaaaatttatttttgtaacgAG GAAAATGGTCTGTTGTTTGTTCCAAAAGGCCAGGGCCAGAATCCGCAAGCACAGATGTTCTCTGATCCAAACATGGCCATGGATATGATGAAGAAAAACCTTTCAATGATAATTCCTCAG ACTCTTACTTTTGCTTGGgtgaactttttcttttctggatTTGTAGCAG CCAAGATACCCTTTCCATTGACACAGAGGTTTAGGTCAATGCTACAGAACGGAATAGACCTTAGCACAGTAGATGTTAGCTATGTCAGCAGTCGCTCTTG GTACTTCCTCAATCTGTTTGGATTAAGAGGATTCTTTAGTCTCATCTTGGGTGAAGAAAATG CTGTAGATGATACACAACGTATGATGCAAATGGGTGGATTTGGATTTGATCCTTCAAAG gGTCTAAGTGCTGAGAAAGACAATCTTGACATAACCCAGCATGACTGGGCCTTACCGAATTTTGAGCAGCGGGCTGAAGCTGTGTTGAGGAAAGTCGTCAGTTAA
- the LOC100787653 gene encoding uncharacterized protein isoform X4 has protein sequence MDLYRAIRDSQLIGMSGYSKEDKYYIQSHIQLNEYRDQVILPTATRKHGRYIGTCVKVLDMTGLKFSALNQLRLLTAISTIDDLNYPEKTDTYYIVNVPYVFSACWKVVKPLLQERTWRKIQVLQGCGKEELLKVMDYASLPHFCRKEDSKSSKHHALGNTGNCFSFNHAFHQQLYNHIKQQSIIVESISPIRQGSFYVDIPEPDPDDAKIAKTIETEFHKLENQKNGFTNSLNGLRVNGH, from the exons ATGGATTTGTACAGAGCCATACGGGATTCTCAACTCATAGGAATGTCTGGTTACTCAAAGGAG GACAAATACTATATACAATCACACATCCAACTAAATGAATATAGGGATCAAGTGATCTTG CCTACTGCTACAAGGAAACATGGACGATACATTGGCACCTGTGTGAAAGTCTTGGATATGACTGGTTTAAAATTTTCAGCATTGAATCAACTGAGG TTGTTGACTGCTATATCTACAATAGATGACTTGAACTATCCGGAAAAGACAGACACATACTATATTGTTAATGTGCCATATGTATTCTCAGCGTGCTGGAAG GTTGTGAAGCCTCTTTTGCAAGAAAGAACATGGAGAAAAATCCAGGTGCTGCAAGGTTGTGGAAAGGAAGAATTACTGAAG GTAATGGACTATGCATCCCTCCCACACTTCTGCAGAAAAGAAGATTCCAAGTCTTCCAAACATCATGCATTAGGAAACACTGGAAATTGTTTCTCCTTCAATCATGCCTTCCATCAACAACTCTACAATCACATCAAGCAACAATCAATCATTGTGGAGTCAATTTCACCAATCAGACAAGGGTCCTTCTATGTAGACATACCAGAGCCAGACCCTGATGATGCCAAAATAGCCAAGACCATAGAAACTGAGTTCCACAAATTGGAGAATCAGAAGAATGGCTTTACCAACTCACTAAATGGTCTTAGAGTTAATGGCCATTGA
- the LOC100787653 gene encoding SEC14-like protein 5 isoform X1, translating to MLTLFDKLAHVGVNRLNTIKNHIIVGTGIWVKSLYNEIHMKPIPMDLYRAIRDSQLIGMSGYSKEGLPVIAVGVGLRTYDKASDKYYIQSHIQLNEYRDQVILPTATRKHGRYIGTCVKVLDMTGLKFSALNQLRLLTAISTIDDLNYPEKTDTYYIVNVPYVFSACWKVVKPLLQERTWRKIQVLQGCGKEELLKVMDYASLPHFCRKEDSKSSKHHALGNTGNCFSFNHAFHQQLYNHIKQQSIIVESISPIRQGSFYVDIPEPDPDDAKIAKTIETEFHKLENQKNGFTNSLNGLRVNGH from the exons ATGCTTACACTTTTTGACAAATTGGCACATGTTGGTGTCAATAGACTCAATACTATAAAAAACCATATCATTGTGGGTACAGGAATTTGGGTAAAATCACTCTACAATGAGATTCACATG AAGCCTATCCCCATGGATTTGTACAGAGCCATACGGGATTCTCAACTCATAGGAATGTCTGGTTACTCAAAGGAG GGTCTACCTGTCATTGCTGTTGGTGTTGGTCTCAGGACATATGATAAAGCATCT GACAAATACTATATACAATCACACATCCAACTAAATGAATATAGGGATCAAGTGATCTTG CCTACTGCTACAAGGAAACATGGACGATACATTGGCACCTGTGTGAAAGTCTTGGATATGACTGGTTTAAAATTTTCAGCATTGAATCAACTGAGG TTGTTGACTGCTATATCTACAATAGATGACTTGAACTATCCGGAAAAGACAGACACATACTATATTGTTAATGTGCCATATGTATTCTCAGCGTGCTGGAAG GTTGTGAAGCCTCTTTTGCAAGAAAGAACATGGAGAAAAATCCAGGTGCTGCAAGGTTGTGGAAAGGAAGAATTACTGAAG GTAATGGACTATGCATCCCTCCCACACTTCTGCAGAAAAGAAGATTCCAAGTCTTCCAAACATCATGCATTAGGAAACACTGGAAATTGTTTCTCCTTCAATCATGCCTTCCATCAACAACTCTACAATCACATCAAGCAACAATCAATCATTGTGGAGTCAATTTCACCAATCAGACAAGGGTCCTTCTATGTAGACATACCAGAGCCAGACCCTGATGATGCCAAAATAGCCAAGACCATAGAAACTGAGTTCCACAAATTGGAGAATCAGAAGAATGGCTTTACCAACTCACTAAATGGTCTTAGAGTTAATGGCCATTGA
- the LOC100787653 gene encoding CRAL-TRIO domain-containing protein YKL091C isoform X3, translating to MDLYRAIRDSQLIGMSGYSKEGLPVIAVGVGLRTYDKASDKYYIQSHIQLNEYRDQVILPTATRKHGRYIGTCVKVLDMTGLKFSALNQLRLLTAISTIDDLNYPEKTDTYYIVNVPYVFSACWKVVKPLLQERTWRKIQVLQGCGKEELLKVMDYASLPHFCRKEDSKSSKHHALGNTGNCFSFNHAFHQQLYNHIKQQSIIVESISPIRQGSFYVDIPEPDPDDAKIAKTIETEFHKLENQKNGFTNSLNGLRVNGH from the exons ATGGATTTGTACAGAGCCATACGGGATTCTCAACTCATAGGAATGTCTGGTTACTCAAAGGAG GGTCTACCTGTCATTGCTGTTGGTGTTGGTCTCAGGACATATGATAAAGCATCT GACAAATACTATATACAATCACACATCCAACTAAATGAATATAGGGATCAAGTGATCTTG CCTACTGCTACAAGGAAACATGGACGATACATTGGCACCTGTGTGAAAGTCTTGGATATGACTGGTTTAAAATTTTCAGCATTGAATCAACTGAGG TTGTTGACTGCTATATCTACAATAGATGACTTGAACTATCCGGAAAAGACAGACACATACTATATTGTTAATGTGCCATATGTATTCTCAGCGTGCTGGAAG GTTGTGAAGCCTCTTTTGCAAGAAAGAACATGGAGAAAAATCCAGGTGCTGCAAGGTTGTGGAAAGGAAGAATTACTGAAG GTAATGGACTATGCATCCCTCCCACACTTCTGCAGAAAAGAAGATTCCAAGTCTTCCAAACATCATGCATTAGGAAACACTGGAAATTGTTTCTCCTTCAATCATGCCTTCCATCAACAACTCTACAATCACATCAAGCAACAATCAATCATTGTGGAGTCAATTTCACCAATCAGACAAGGGTCCTTCTATGTAGACATACCAGAGCCAGACCCTGATGATGCCAAAATAGCCAAGACCATAGAAACTGAGTTCCACAAATTGGAGAATCAGAAGAATGGCTTTACCAACTCACTAAATGGTCTTAGAGTTAATGGCCATTGA
- the LOC100787653 gene encoding uncharacterized protein isoform X2 encodes MLTLFDKLAHVGVNRLNTIKNHIIVGTGIWVKSLYNEIHMKPIPMDLYRAIRDSQLIGMSGYSKEDKYYIQSHIQLNEYRDQVILPTATRKHGRYIGTCVKVLDMTGLKFSALNQLRLLTAISTIDDLNYPEKTDTYYIVNVPYVFSACWKVVKPLLQERTWRKIQVLQGCGKEELLKVMDYASLPHFCRKEDSKSSKHHALGNTGNCFSFNHAFHQQLYNHIKQQSIIVESISPIRQGSFYVDIPEPDPDDAKIAKTIETEFHKLENQKNGFTNSLNGLRVNGH; translated from the exons ATGCTTACACTTTTTGACAAATTGGCACATGTTGGTGTCAATAGACTCAATACTATAAAAAACCATATCATTGTGGGTACAGGAATTTGGGTAAAATCACTCTACAATGAGATTCACATG AAGCCTATCCCCATGGATTTGTACAGAGCCATACGGGATTCTCAACTCATAGGAATGTCTGGTTACTCAAAGGAG GACAAATACTATATACAATCACACATCCAACTAAATGAATATAGGGATCAAGTGATCTTG CCTACTGCTACAAGGAAACATGGACGATACATTGGCACCTGTGTGAAAGTCTTGGATATGACTGGTTTAAAATTTTCAGCATTGAATCAACTGAGG TTGTTGACTGCTATATCTACAATAGATGACTTGAACTATCCGGAAAAGACAGACACATACTATATTGTTAATGTGCCATATGTATTCTCAGCGTGCTGGAAG GTTGTGAAGCCTCTTTTGCAAGAAAGAACATGGAGAAAAATCCAGGTGCTGCAAGGTTGTGGAAAGGAAGAATTACTGAAG GTAATGGACTATGCATCCCTCCCACACTTCTGCAGAAAAGAAGATTCCAAGTCTTCCAAACATCATGCATTAGGAAACACTGGAAATTGTTTCTCCTTCAATCATGCCTTCCATCAACAACTCTACAATCACATCAAGCAACAATCAATCATTGTGGAGTCAATTTCACCAATCAGACAAGGGTCCTTCTATGTAGACATACCAGAGCCAGACCCTGATGATGCCAAAATAGCCAAGACCATAGAAACTGAGTTCCACAAATTGGAGAATCAGAAGAATGGCTTTACCAACTCACTAAATGGTCTTAGAGTTAATGGCCATTGA
- the LOC100789244 gene encoding uncharacterized protein, translating to MTGLKFSALNQLRLLTALSTIDDLNYLEKTDTYYIVNVPYVFSACWKVVKPLLQERTRRNIQVLQGCGKEELLKVMDYASLPHFCRKEDSKSSKHHALGNTGNCFSFNHAFHQQLYNHIKQQSIIVESISPIRHGSFYVDIQESDPDDAKIAKTIETEFHKLENQKNGFSNSLNGLTVNGH from the exons ATGACTGGTTTAAAATTTTCAGCATTGAATCAATTGAGG TTGTTGACTGCATTATCTACAATAGATGACTTGAACTATCTGGAAAAGACAGACACATACTATATTGTTAATGTGCCATATGTATTCTCAGCATGCTGGAAG GTTGTGAAGCCTCTTTTGCAAGAAAGAACAAGGAGAAATATCCAGGTGCTGCAAGGTTGTGGGAAGGAGGAATTACTGAAG GTAATGGACTATGCATCCCTCCCACACTTCTGTAGAAAAGAAGATTCCAAGTCTTCCAAACATCATGCATTAGGAAACACTGGAAATTGTTTCTCCTTCAATCACGCTTTCCATCAACAACTCTACAATCACATCAAGCAACAATCCATCATTGTGGAGTCAATTTCACCAATCAGACATGGGTCCTTCTATGTAGACATACAAGAGTCAGACCCTGATGATGCCAAAATAGCCAAGACCATAGAAACTGAGTTCCACAAATTGGAGAATCAGAAGAATGGCTTTAGCAACTCACTAAATGGTCTGACAGTTAATGGCCATTGA